A DNA window from Zingiber officinale cultivar Zhangliang chromosome 3A, Zo_v1.1, whole genome shotgun sequence contains the following coding sequences:
- the LOC122053083 gene encoding tubby-like F-box protein 8: MSFDSFRSIVRDVRDSVGSLSRRSFEMRLSGFSGRHKGKSQGSVHNAYEPHQDIQQSRWATLPPELLCDVIKRLEENEAAWPSRKHVVSCAAVCKSWREMCKEVVRSPEFSGKLTFPVSLKQPGARDGVIQCFIKRNKSKSTYHLYLCLSPGVLVENGKFLLSAKRNRKPTCTEYTISIDAGNISRSSSTYIGKLRSNFVGTKFRVYDTQPPYNGAAICPPGRTSRRFYSKKVSPKVPSGSYPIAQVTYELNILGTRGPRRMHCVMHSIPASALEPGGTVPGQPDNLVTRSLDSFRSLSSISSYIDRSYDFNSMRFSDITGAEDRDAEADTNKERPLVLRNKPPRWHDQLQCWCLNFRGRVTIASVKNFQLIGAPQPAAVGPATTAQPAAPGHDKIILQFGKVAKDMFTMDYRYPLSAFQAFAICLSSFDTKLACE; encoded by the exons ATGTCATTTGACTCATTCCGGAGCATTGTTCGTGATGTGAGGGATAGTGTTGGTAGTTTATCAAGGCGGAGTTTCGAAATGAGACTTTCAGGTTTTTCTGGCCGTCATAAAGGAAAATCTCAAGGTTCTGTGCATAATGCATATGAACCCCATCAAGATATTCAGCAAAGCCGCTGGGCTACTCTTCCTCCTGAGCTACTTTGTGATGTGATTAAAAGGTTAGAGGAAAATGAAGCTGCATGGCCATCACGCAAGCATGTTGTCTCGTGTGCAGCTGTGTGCAAATCATGGAGGGAGATGTGTAAAGAGGTTGTTAGAAGTCCAGAATTTTCTGGGAAGCTCACTTTTCCTGTGTCATTAAAACAG CCTGGAGCTCGAGATGGGGTAATCCAGTGTTTCATCAAGAGGAATAAGTCAAAATCAACGTATCATCTCTACTTATGTCTTAGTCCAG GTGTGCTTGTTGAGAATGGGAAATTTCTCTTATCAGCTAAGAGAAATCGGAAACCAACCTGTACTGAATACACCATTTCGATAGATGCTGGCAACATATCAAGGTCAAGCAGTACTTACATCGGGAAGTTGAG ATCAAATTTTGTTGGGACAAAGTTCAGAGTCTATGATACTCAGCCTCCATACAATGGGGCTGCTATTTGTCCTCCTGGCCGAACTAGCCGTAGATTCTACTCAAAGAAAGTGTCGCCTAAGGTGCCATCAGGAAGCTATCCCATAGCTCAGGTGACATATGAATTGAACATCCTTGGAACTCGAGGACCACGACGAATGCATTGTGTTATGCACTCTATTCCAGCATCCGCTCTTGAGCCTGGCGGCACAGTCCCTGGGCAGCCTGACAACCTAGTCACACGCAGCTTGGATTCTTTCCGTAGTCTCTCCTCCATTTCCTCTTACATAGACCGCTCTTATGATTTCAACAGTATGCGATTCTCGGATATTACTGGAGCTGAAGACAGGGATGCGGAGGCTGATACTAATAAGGAAAGACCGTTGGTACTCCGGAACAAGCCGCCCCGTTGGCACGATCAACTGCAATGCTGGTGTCTCAACTTTCGTGGCCGTGTAACGATTGCCTCTGTGAAGAATTTCCAGCTCATAGGTGCACCACAACCTGCTGCTGTCGGTCCAGCAACAACGGCACAGCCAGCTGCACCTGGTCATGACAAGATTATCCTGCAGTTTGGGAAGGTCGCTAAAGATATGTTCACAATGGACTACCGGTACCCGCTTTCTGCTTTCCAAGCCTTCGCTATCTGTTTAAGTAGTTTCGATACCAAATTGGCCTGTGAATAG